The Cryobacterium sp. SO1 genomic sequence TGCTCCACCACTTACGGCGTCACCTTCCCGCTGATGCAGAAGACGAAAGTGAACGGTGGCTCGCAGCATCCGCTCTACGCCGAGCTCACCCAGACGCCGGATAGCGCGGGCAAGGCCGGCAAGGTGAAGTGGAACTTCGAGAAGTTCGTGATCTCGCCCTCCGGCGCCATCTCCCGCTTCCGCCCGACCACGCTCCCCGACTCCCCCGAGGCCATCGCGGCGATCGAGTCCGGCCTGGCCGAGCTGAAGCCCGCCGCGTAACGCTCTCCGGACTCAACTGGTCCCCGACCGGACACGCGCTACCAGCCCACCTCCACGCCGGGGATCGAGGTGATCTCGATATCGAACCCCGGATACAGTTCGGGTCGAATGCGGTCCTCCAGCCGCTTGATGGCCGCGGCATCCAGCGAGGTGGAGTCGGTGCCGGCTTCCGAGCCGGGGTAGAGCTCGACCTCGAGGGTGACCGTGAAGACATTCGCAGCGGCCATGAAGCTCTGTTTCCCGACCGCATCCTTGATGATCGCGCTCACCCTCTCGAGCTGGGGTTGGATGTTAACCTCGGTGAAGCCGACGTTCTCGTGCAGGTCATAGGGGCGACCGGCGGCGTCCACGATCGCCAGCGCCTCCGGGGGCGCCGTGCCCATGAAGCTGATGCCGAAGCCCTCATCGGTGATGTAGCCATAGGCGTAGTCGTCGGGAAACGTCGTGCGCACCGCGTCGACGGCACTGCCCCACGGGCCCTCCCGCTCGCCGATCTCCATTTCATGCTCCACCGAATAGTCCCCCGCCCAGGCATCGCGGGGAGGAGGCTCGGGGACCGGGGTGGCGGAAATCACCGGCGCGGCCGACGAGCCGGGCACCGGAACGTCAGCGGGGTCAGCTTCGGCCGAGGCCAAGAGCGATGGCACGGCGGCCCCGGCGGCACCCACCACTCCCAGCACGACCGCCGCCGTGATCATCAGGCGTATCCGTGTCATGCCTGCCATGCCGGCTCCCGTCGTCTGCCGCCGACGCTACCCCACAATCGCGGAACGCCGCTGGCCCCGGTTCGCTCCTGCGCCGGTGGACCGAAGTGCTCCCGCTTCGGACGATTGCACCCGGCGCACCGGGTGCAGAAGTCCGCATGGGGAACAGTTGCGTCAGAACAGGGCGACGGACCGGCTCGACCTGCGCGAGCGGCGGGTCAGCCGGCGAAGGCCAGCAGGGCGCCGGCGTAGGTGGCGCCCACGGTCGTGACCACGGTCGTGACCTGCGTCGTGACCTGCGTCGTGACCTGCGTCGTGACCTCGGTCGTGAGCTCGGTCGCGACCCGGATGGCGGCCACGGTGGGGCCGGCCGGGGCGACGTCGTAGCTGATCACCGGCTGGGCGTCGACGGGATCGCCCGCAGCCCAGGCCGGCCAGGCGGGGTCTCCCCCGGCGATGAACTTCACCGCGGCGCCGTGCACCTCGTCGGCCAGGCGCTGCGACGGCGCCGGGCCGGTCAGGACCTCAACCCGTGGGGCGTCGAGCGCGTCGAAGAAGAACGGCAGGTCGAGGCAGTGCAGCGCCCCGCCGAGCGTGGGCGAGCGCCAGGCGAACGCCCACAGCCAGGTGGGCGCGGCATCCGCTGCCCGGCCCACGGCGACACCGACCGAGGCGGCAACGCCCAGCGCGACGGATGCGGCGGCGGCCCGGTCGACCGCGACCGCGGCCCGGGCCTCGGCGACCTGCAGCATCACGCCGCGGATGGCGCGGTCCGAGGCGAACTGGCCGAGGACATCGGCGGTGCCGCGCTGGTCGTGCGCCACGGCGTACGCGCGCGCAGCGGGACCGGCGACGCCCAACCGGACCAGCATCTCGGCGGCGTCTTCACCGGCGAGCTCGTCGGTGAGATCGTTCATGGCGAAGTTGAACTCGTGGTCGGTGCTGCCGAGCATCAACGGTTTGTCGGCGCCGATGCCCGCCAGAACGGCGTCGAGAGTGGCCAGCGGGATCAGGGAGCCGTCGACGACGGGGCCGAACGGCAACCCGCCCATGAGGGTGTTCGCGATCTCGCCCAGCGGCCCGGCGGGGCTGCCGGCGGGCAGCGCCGTGGCCCGCGGCTGCTCGGCCAGGATCTGCTCCTCGGTGAGCGCGCCGAGGCCGGCCCGGGTGGGCGCCACCCCGGCCAGCCCGGCGAGGCGGCGACCGGTCTGCTCGGCCTGGGCCGGCGTGAGGTGGGTGGCCACCCCGGAGATCACGATGGCCCGCGCGAACAACGGATGCGCGCGCGGCATCGACAGCAGGGTGAGTACGGCCCCGCCACCGGCGGACTGGCCGGCGATGGTGACCCGGGCCGGGTCACCGCCGAAGAAACGGATGTTGCGCTGCACCCACTCGAGCGCCAGCAGCCAGTCGAGCACGCCCCGGTTCAGCGGCGCGTCCTCGATCCAGCCGAAGCCGTCAAAGCCGAGCCGGTAGGACACGTTCACCGTGACCACGCCGTGCCCGTTGAAGCCAGAGCCGTCGTACCAGGGGCTGGCCGCGGAGCCTGAGGTGTAGCCGCCGCCGTGGATGTAGACCAGCACGGGCAGGCCCTGCCCGGCTGGCACCTCCACGGGATCGGGCGTGAACACGCTCACGTTCAGCGTCGAATCGCCGGGGAAGCTGGGTTCGGGCACGAGGGTGGTGTCGCCGCCGTCGATGCGCTGCGGGGTGGCGCCGGGACTGCCGGCATCCAGCACGCCTTGCCACGGCGGATGAAGCACGGGAACGGCGAACCGCAGCTCACCCACCGGCGGGGCCGCGTAGGGAATGCCGAGGAAGGCCGCGGAGCCGGATCGCCGACGGCCGCGGACGACCCCGGCTGTGGTGCTGACGTCGACGGTGTCCATCGGTGGCCTTCCTGGAGAGTGCGGTACGCCGCGCTGGTGCGCTGGGCTATTTGGGCGCGGAGGCGACCAGAGTACCCGAGCCGGTCGCTTCCAGAAGCGAGCAGAATGGATGCGCCACGCCGCGGTGAGCACCTCACCGGGCTCGGCATCACCGCGGGAGGAGCACACGCATGGGCATTCTGATCTGCACGGGCATCACCTCACTCGACGGCTACGTGGCCGACGAGTCGGGCAACTTTGACTGGAGCGTGCCCAGCGAGGAGGTGCACACCTTCGTCAACGACCTGGAGCGGTCGGTGGGCACCTACCTCTACGGCCGGCGGCTGTACGAGGTGATGGTGGCGTGGGAGACCATGCACCTGCACGACGATAACCAGCCCGCGGTAATGCGCGACTACACCGCGATCTGGCAGGCCGCCGACAAGATCGTCTACTCCAGCACCCTCACCGAGGCGCCCAGCCGGCGCACCCGCATCGTGCGCGCCTTCGACCCTGAGGCGGTGCGGGAGCTTAAGCGCACCGCATCCGGCAACCTGTCGGTGGGCGGCCCGAACCTGGCCGTGCAGGCTTTCACGGCCGGGCTTGTCGACGAGGTGCAGCTGTTCGTGTCGCCCGTGGTGGTGGGCGGTGGCACGAGGTTCCTGCCCGACCATCTGTCGCTGTCACTCGAGTTGAAGGACGAGTACGCCTTCCGCAACGGCGTGGTGTACCTCGGCTACCGGGTGCGCCGGTAGCGCCGGGCGCTATCCTGGGGCTCCCGCCGGAGCCCCGGTGCCGCGCAGAGAATCGACCCGCAGAGCACCGACACACACAGCACCGACACACACAGCACCGCCCCGCACACCACCGCCCGCAGACCACCGACAGGACCAGCCGATGACGCCTGACCGTTCGTTCCCCGCCACCACCCGCGCCCTCGTGATCGGGGAGGCCCTGATCGACATCGTGCGCCATGCCGGCGCCGAGCCGGTCAGCCACGCCGGCGGCAGCCCGATGAACGTGGCCTATGGGCTCGGCCGGTTGGGCGTGCCCACCACCCTGGTCACCCAGATCGGAGCCGACCCGTACGGCGAGATCATCGCCAGGCACCTGCGCGCGGCAGACGTGGACCTGCTGCCGGGGTCGGTCACGCCCGGCGCCACCTCGAGCGCCACCGCCATCCTGGATGCGACCGGAGCCGCCAGCTACAACTTCGACCTGCGCTGGGAGCTGCCTCCGGTGGTACTACCCGCCCCGTGCACCCTGATCCACACCGGGTCGATCGCCGCGATCCTGCAGCCGGGCGGGCAGGCCGTGCTGAACGCGTTCACCAGCGCCCCGGCCGGCACCCTGCTCAGCTACGATCCCAACGTGCGACCGGGCATCATGGGCCACCGTGACGACGTGGTGCGGGCCGTCGAAGACCTCTCCAGAGCCGCGCACGTGGTGAAGATGAGCGACGAGGATGCCGCCTGGCTCTACCCGGGACGGAGCCTCGACCAGGTCCTGCGGGAGTACGTTGCGGCCGGGGTGGCGCTGGTCGCCATCACCCGGGGCGGCGACGGCGCCCTGTTAAGGGCCGGCGGGGTCACGACCGAGCTGACGGCGCAGCCGGTGACGGTGGTCGACACCATCGGGGCGGGCGACTCGTTCATGTCGGGCCTGCTCTACGCGATCCTCGCCAGCCAGGCCACCGAGGCCGTGCTGCACAACACCGTCGGCGCCGACGACCTGAACCGGGTGGGCCAGACCGCACTGGCGAGCGCCGCGCTCACGGTGTCCCGAGCGGGCGCAAACCCGCCCACAATGGCGGAGCTGTTCCCGGGCTGACTCAGAAGGGGTTCGGCAAGTCAATCCCCTTGAACACGGCACCCTCTCTGGTTTTACTGTGCGTACGTTGTCCCCATTGAGTGGGTCTCTGGCAGCGGGTTATAGGAAGTCTGGTGCGACATGGTGGTCACAACAACCGATACGGCCGTGCAGGTCTCGGTGGAACTCACTCCCGCGGACGGAGTGGTGATCGAGGGAAATTCGCTGGGGGTCACCATCCGGATCAGGGCACTCCGACCCGCGTCGATCGAGCACGCCGAGCTGACGCTGATCCGCAAGGTGAACTACACCTACGGTCGGGGCAACATCTACGGCGGTGTCTTCCCCGCCCGGGAACGCAGCACCGAACTGATCTCCGCGGTCACCGTGCCGGCGCCGGGCGCGATTCCGGCCGGTGAGAGCCGGGTGCTGTCGGGCAGCCTGAGCATCCCCAGCGACGGCCCGGCATCGGTGCGCGGCGACCTGATCGACGTGGGCTGGTCGGTCCGCTGCGTCCTGCGGGCCGCCGGCGGCCAGATCATCAAGCGCGAACGCCTGATCGACGTGCAGTCCTGGGGCCAGACCAGCGCCACCGATATCGGCCATCCCCCGGTGGGCGAACACCTCGGCCAGGTCGCGCTGGAGTTCATCGCGCTGTCCTCCCGGGTGCTGGAACCCGGTACCCCGCTCACCGGCATCCTGCGGGTGCGCCCTCGCGAGGAGGTCACGACCAGGGGCGTGCGCGTGCAACTGGTGCGCTGCGAGGAGGTCTGGGGCGGACCCGGCCAGGTCGCCGACCCGGATGCGAGCGAGTCGGAGGGCTACCGGCATTCGGAGGCCGTGACGGCCGCCGTGACGCTCGGACCGGCCGGCCTGCTCACACCCGGTAACGTCGTCGATCTGCCCTTCACCGTCGAGACGCCCGCCGGCCTGCCCGCCCCGTCGCTGTCCATCGGCAACCTGCACGTGCGCTGGGAGATTCGGGCGATCGTCGACCTGCCCCTGCGCCTTGACCCCCGGCTGTCGCTCGACCTGCTCGCGGTCACGGCCAGCCGGCAGCCGAGCGAACCCGGGCGACGCGGGGACCTCGACACGCAGTGAGAAGCCGGATTGAGAAGGTGGAGTGCTGGATAGCATCCGGTTCTCCTGTTGGACAGTGGCCGCCAGGCGTAGCAGCCTGAGGGTATGGAATACACACACCTCGGCCGCTCCGGCCTGTCAGTCTCGCGCCTGTGCCTCGGCACCATGAACTTCGGGCCGGAGGCCGACGAGCCCACCTCGTTTTCCATCATGGACGCCGCCCGCGGGGCCGGCATCAACTTCTTCGACACCGCCAACGTCTACGGCTCCAAGCTGGGGCGCGGCGCCACCGAGAGCATCTTGGGCCGCTGGTTCGCGCAGGGCGGCGAGCGCCGCGAGGACACCGTGCTGGCCACCAAGGTCTACGGCACCATGTCCGACCGCCCCAACGACGGCAAGCTGAGCGCGCTGAACATCCGTCGTTCGCTCGACGAGAGCCTGAAGCGCCTGCAGACCGACCACATCGACCTGTTCCAGTTTCACCACGTGGACCGGGACACCCCGTGGGACGAGATCTGGCAGGCCATGGAGACAGCGGTCACGCAGGGGAAGATCCTCTACGCCGGCAGCAGCAACTTCGCCGGCTGGCACATCGCCACGGCCCAGGCCGAGGCCCGCACGCGCGGCTTCACCGGGCTGGTGAGCGAGCAGTCGCTGTACAACCTGCTCAAGCGCGACATCGAACGTGAGGTCATTCCGGCGGCGCAGGCCAACGGGATGGGCATCCTGCCCTGGTCGCCGCTGGAGGGCGGCCTGCTCGGCGGTGTGCTGCGCAAGGAGCAGGACGGCAGCCGCCGGGTCTCCGGGGCGAACGCGGAGAAGCTCGAGAAGAACCGGGTGGCCATCGGCGCGTATGAGGACTTCGCCGCCGAACTCGGGACCGAGCCGGGTGACCTGGGTCTGGCCTGGCTGATGCACCAGAAGGCGGTGACCGCGCCCATCATCGGCCCGCGCACCCTGGACCAGCTTGACGCCGGCCTCCGCGCCGTCGCCGTCACGCTCGACGACGCCGCGCTGAGGCGGCTCGACGAGATCTTCCCCGGCTACAAGACCGCGCCGGAAGACTACGCCTGGTGAGCCACGCACTGAACGTTCTCTTCATCGGCGGCAGCGGCGTCATCAGCGCCGCCGCCGCGGAGCTGGCCGTGGCCCGGGGGCACCGTCTCACCGTGCTCAACCGTGGCCAGTCCGACCTGCGGGCCGTGCCCGACGCCGCCGAACTGCTCACCGCGGACGTGCGGGATGCCGCCGCGGTGCGGGCCGCCCTCGGCGAGCGCCACTTCGACGTGGTCGTGGACTTCGTGGCGTTCACGCCCGAGCACGTGCGGGCCGATATCGCCCAGTTCGCCGGTCGTACCGGCCAGTACCTGTTCATCAGCTCGGCCTCGGCGTACCAGAAGCCGCCGGCCGCGCTGCCGATCCGGGAGTCGACACCACTGCACAACCCGTTCTGGCAGTACTCCCGCGACAAGATCGCCTGCGAAGACGTTCTGATGGAGGCCTACCGCGAGCAGGGCTTCCCGGTCACGATCATCCGCCCCTCGCACACCTACGACCGCACCCAGATCGCGCTGCTGAACGGCTGGACCGACATCCACCGGATGCGCACCGGCCAGCCGGTGGTGGTGCACGGCGACGGCACCTCGCTGTGGACGCTCACGCACAGCACTGACTTGGCCAAGGCCCTGGTCGGCCTGTTCGGCCGCTCGCAGGCCGTGGGCGACAGCTTCACGATCACCTCGGACGAGTACCTGCCGTGGGATGCCATCTACGCGGAGTACGCCCGCGCCGCCGGCGCCCCCGCGCCCGAGATCGTGCACGTGGCCAGCGACACCCTGGCCGCCGAGAACCCGGCGTGGAGCGGCGGGCTGCTCGGCGACCGGTCGCACTCGGTGATCTTCGACAACACCAAGGTGAAAGCGCTCGTGCCCGACTTCGTCTGCACCACCCCCGTCGCGCTCGGCTTCCGTGAGGCGATCGCCTGGTACGACGCGCATCCGGAGCAGCAGGTCGTGGATGCGGCGTTGAACGCCACCCTGGACCGGCTCGTCAGCGCCCACTCCACCCTTTCCTGACCCCAGATTGGACACCCCATGAAGACCCGACTCATCGGCGACCGCACCGTCAGCTCCATCGGCCTGGGCGGCATGCCCATGTCGATCGAGGGCCGGCCCGACGAAGCCCGCTCCATCGCCACCATCCACGCCGCCCTGGAGGTGGGGGTGACCCTGTTCGACACGGCGGATGCGTATCACCTGCACGCCGACGAGGTGGGGCACAACGAGTCCCTCATCGCGAAGGCCATCGCGTCCTGGGGCGGCGACACCGCGCAGGTGGTCGTGGCCACCAAGGGCGGACACCTGCGCCCCGGCGACGGCAGCTGGTACGTCGACGGCCGCCCCGAGTACCTCAAACGGGCCGCGCTCGCGTCGCTGAAGCGGCTCGGCGGCGACGCGATCGACCTGTACCACCACCACCGGCCCGACCCCCAGGTGCCCTACGCCGACTCCATCGGCGCTATCCGGGACCTGCTCGACGAGGGCGTCATCCGCCTGGCCGGCATCTCCAACGCCACCCCCGAGCAGATCCGCGAGGCCTACGAGATTCTCGGCGGCCGGCTCGCCAGCGTGCAGAACCAGTACTCGCCGGCGTTCCGCAGCAGCCAGCCCGAGCTGGACCTGTGCACCGAACTCGGCGTTGCGTTCCTGTCCTGGAGCCCGCTGGGCGGCATCAAGTCCGCCGCCGAGCTGGGCACCAGGTCCGCCCCGTTCCAGCGGGTGGCGGATGCGCACGGCGTGAGCCCGCAGGTCGTCACGCTGGCTTGGCACCTGGCCGCGTCGCCGCGGGTGATCCCCATCCCGGGGGCGAGCCGGCCGGAGAGCATCCGTGATTCGGTGCGGGCGGCGGAGCTGACGTTGTCGGCGGAGGAACTCGCCGCGCTCTCCGAAACCGTGACCGTATGACGGCCATCGTGCACCTCGACCTGCGCCTGGACCCGGCCAGGCTCGACATCGTCCCGGCTCTCCTCAATGAGGTGCTCGCCGCGACCCACGCGTGGCCGGGCAACGAGGGACTCGAGGTCATCATCGACGACGCCGACCCCGCCCATGTGATCGTCGTCGAGCGGTGGGCCACCGCCGCCGACCACGACGCGTACGCCGCCTGGCGGAACACTCCCGAGGGTGTCAGCCGGCTGGGCGAAGTGCTCGCTGCCCCGGGGGTGAAGTCCGTCTTCTCCGGGCGTATCCCGCTGGACTTCTAGGCCGTTCAGCTGCCGGGCGGTCAGGCCGCCGTGCCGATGGCGTCTGCCGGCAGGCCGGTCGCGAGCGCTTCGGAGGCCGCCTGTGCGGCGGCGACGTCCTCGAGCAGCTGCGCGAGGAACGCCGACGCGGCCGGGCTCGGCTCGTCGGCGACCGCCACGGCCACCGCCCACTCGGGCACGCTCGGCGGCAGCGGCACCGCCACCAGATCGTCGGGGCGTTTCTGCGCGAAGCTGGTGGGCACGATCGCCACGCCCAAGTTGTAGCCCACCAGGTCAAGCAGCGGATGCACGTCGTTGACCTCCATGGCCGCCCGGTACTCGAAGCCGGCCGCCGCGAATGCCCGCCGGGCGAGCATGTGAGCGCCCCAGCCGGCCTGGAAGCCGATCAGCTCCTCGGCGCGCAGGGTCTCCAGGTCGGCCTCGGCCAGGGCCGCGACCGGGTGGTCCGGGTGGCAGAGCACCACCATCTTCTGGCTGCTCAGCGGGTGCAGCCGCACCCCGGGCGGGGTGTCCCCGGTCACCACGACGAGGGCCACATCGGTGGTGCCGCTGGCCACACCCTCGATCAGGTCCACGGAGCCCAGTTGGCGCAGCCGCACCTCCACGCCCTGGTTGGCGGTGCGGAAGCGGGCCAGCTCGGCGGGCAGGTCCACGGAGCCCAGGCACGGCTCGGCGCCCACGGTGAGGCGTCCGCGCATGAGCCCGCGGACCGCGGCGACCGCGTTCTGGGCCGCCGCGGCGCTGGCCAGGGTGCGCAGCGCATCCGTCAGCAGGGCCTGGCCGGCGGCCGTGAGCTCGACCCGGCGGGTGCTGCGGATGAACAGGGAGGTGCCCAGCTCGATCTCGAGTGCCCGAATGGAGGCGGACAGACCCGACTGGGAGATGTGCAGCAGCTCGGCCGCCCGGGTGAAGTGCCGCTCGTCGGCGACGGTCACAAAATGCTCAAGCTGGCGCAGTTCCATTGTGCAAGCGTAGGCGCAACAGGTCCGCGAACCGTGAGAAAAGCACCCGAAAACGCCTCGGGAAGGTGCTTAACTCACGGCTCGCGGAGGCTGGCGACACGCTCAGTACTCGATGCGGCCGGCACGGTTGTGAAACTGACCGGTCGGCCCGGTCGGGCCCAGCAGGGCGAGCGCCACCGTCGCATCCGTGCCCTCGGTCACGGTTTGGTGGCCCCCGTGGTTGTTGAAGTCCGTGGCGGTGTACCCGGGGTCGCTCGCGTTGACGCGGAACGACGGCAGGTTCTTCGCGTACTGCACGGTGAGCGCGATCACGGCAGCCTTCGACGCCGCGTACGGGATGGCGGGCACCGGGAACTCGTCGTGTCCCTCGGTGCTGAGAAAACGCGGCCACCCGACTCCCGACGCGACGTTGACGATCACCGGATGCGCCGACCGGCGCAGCACCGGGAGCGCGGCCTGGGTGACGCGCACCAGCCCCAGCACATTTGTGTCGAGCACGTCGGCCATCTTCTGGGTCGAGAGGTCATCAACGCCGAAGGAGGTGCCGAGGATGCCGGCGTTGTTGACCAGCACGTCGAGGGCGGGCAGGGAGGCGAACGCGGCGTCGATGCTCGCCTGGTCGGTGACGTCCAGCTGCACGGGGTAGGCACCCGCCTCGCGGGCGGC encodes the following:
- a CDS encoding carbohydrate kinase, which encodes MTPDRSFPATTRALVIGEALIDIVRHAGAEPVSHAGGSPMNVAYGLGRLGVPTTLVTQIGADPYGEIIARHLRAADVDLLPGSVTPGATSSATAILDATGAASYNFDLRWELPPVVLPAPCTLIHTGSIAAILQPGGQAVLNAFTSAPAGTLLSYDPNVRPGIMGHRDDVVRAVEDLSRAAHVVKMSDEDAAWLYPGRSLDQVLREYVAAGVALVAITRGGDGALLRAGGVTTELTAQPVTVVDTIGAGDSFMSGLLYAILASQATEAVLHNTVGADDLNRVGQTALASAALTVSRAGANPPTMAELFPG
- a CDS encoding LysR family transcriptional regulator, which translates into the protein MELRQLEHFVTVADERHFTRAAELLHISQSGLSASIRALEIELGTSLFIRSTRRVELTAAGQALLTDALRTLASAAAAQNAVAAVRGLMRGRLTVGAEPCLGSVDLPAELARFRTANQGVEVRLRQLGSVDLIEGVASGTTDVALVVVTGDTPPGVRLHPLSSQKMVVLCHPDHPVAALAEADLETLRAEELIGFQAGWGAHMLARRAFAAAGFEYRAAMEVNDVHPLLDLVGYNLGVAIVPTSFAQKRPDDLVAVPLPPSVPEWAVAVAVADEPSPAASAFLAQLLEDVAAAQAASEALATGLPADAIGTAA
- a CDS encoding dihydrofolate reductase family protein; the encoded protein is MGILICTGITSLDGYVADESGNFDWSVPSEEVHTFVNDLERSVGTYLYGRRLYEVMVAWETMHLHDDNQPAVMRDYTAIWQAADKIVYSSTLTEAPSRRTRIVRAFDPEAVRELKRTASGNLSVGGPNLAVQAFTAGLVDEVQLFVSPVVVGGGTRFLPDHLSLSLELKDEYAFRNGVVYLGYRVRR
- a CDS encoding SDR family NAD(P)-dependent oxidoreductase — encoded protein: MTLTLITGANKSLGLETARRLIEAGHTVYAGMRDLANGQAAREAGAYPVQLDVTDQASIDAAFASLPALDVLVNNAGILGTSFGVDDLSTQKMADVLDTNVLGLVRVTQAALPVLRRSAHPVIVNVASGVGWPRFLSTEGHDEFPVPAIPYAASKAAVIALTVQYAKNLPSFRVNASDPGYTATDFNNHGGHQTVTEGTDATVALALLGPTGPTGQFHNRAGRIEY
- a CDS encoding NAD-dependent epimerase/dehydratase family protein, which produces MSHALNVLFIGGSGVISAAAAELAVARGHRLTVLNRGQSDLRAVPDAAELLTADVRDAAAVRAALGERHFDVVVDFVAFTPEHVRADIAQFAGRTGQYLFISSASAYQKPPAALPIRESTPLHNPFWQYSRDKIACEDVLMEAYREQGFPVTIIRPSHTYDRTQIALLNGWTDIHRMRTGQPVVVHGDGTSLWTLTHSTDLAKALVGLFGRSQAVGDSFTITSDEYLPWDAIYAEYARAAGAPAPEIVHVASDTLAAENPAWSGGLLGDRSHSVIFDNTKVKALVPDFVCTTPVALGFREAIAWYDAHPEQQVVDAALNATLDRLVSAHSTLS
- a CDS encoding aldo/keto reductase; this encodes MKTRLIGDRTVSSIGLGGMPMSIEGRPDEARSIATIHAALEVGVTLFDTADAYHLHADEVGHNESLIAKAIASWGGDTAQVVVATKGGHLRPGDGSWYVDGRPEYLKRAALASLKRLGGDAIDLYHHHRPDPQVPYADSIGAIRDLLDEGVIRLAGISNATPEQIREAYEILGGRLASVQNQYSPAFRSSQPELDLCTELGVAFLSWSPLGGIKSAAELGTRSAPFQRVADAHGVSPQVVTLAWHLAASPRVIPIPGASRPESIRDSVRAAELTLSAEELAALSETVTV
- a CDS encoding putative quinol monooxygenase, with amino-acid sequence MTAIVHLDLRLDPARLDIVPALLNEVLAATHAWPGNEGLEVIIDDADPAHVIVVERWATAADHDAYAAWRNTPEGVSRLGEVLAAPGVKSVFSGRIPLDF
- a CDS encoding aldo/keto reductase; the encoded protein is MEYTHLGRSGLSVSRLCLGTMNFGPEADEPTSFSIMDAARGAGINFFDTANVYGSKLGRGATESILGRWFAQGGERREDTVLATKVYGTMSDRPNDGKLSALNIRRSLDESLKRLQTDHIDLFQFHHVDRDTPWDEIWQAMETAVTQGKILYAGSSNFAGWHIATAQAEARTRGFTGLVSEQSLYNLLKRDIEREVIPAAQANGMGILPWSPLEGGLLGGVLRKEQDGSRRVSGANAEKLEKNRVAIGAYEDFAAELGTEPGDLGLAWLMHQKAVTAPIIGPRTLDQLDAGLRAVAVTLDDAALRRLDEIFPGYKTAPEDYAW
- a CDS encoding carboxylesterase/lipase family protein gives rise to the protein MDTVDVSTTAGVVRGRRRSGSAAFLGIPYAAPPVGELRFAVPVLHPPWQGVLDAGSPGATPQRIDGGDTTLVPEPSFPGDSTLNVSVFTPDPVEVPAGQGLPVLVYIHGGGYTSGSAASPWYDGSGFNGHGVVTVNVSYRLGFDGFGWIEDAPLNRGVLDWLLALEWVQRNIRFFGGDPARVTIAGQSAGGGAVLTLLSMPRAHPLFARAIVISGVATHLTPAQAEQTGRRLAGLAGVAPTRAGLGALTEEQILAEQPRATALPAGSPAGPLGEIANTLMGGLPFGPVVDGSLIPLATLDAVLAGIGADKPLMLGSTDHEFNFAMNDLTDELAGEDAAEMLVRLGVAGPAARAYAVAHDQRGTADVLGQFASDRAIRGVMLQVAEARAAVAVDRAAAASVALGVAASVGVAVGRAADAAPTWLWAFAWRSPTLGGALHCLDLPFFFDALDAPRVEVLTGPAPSQRLADEVHGAAVKFIAGGDPAWPAWAAGDPVDAQPVISYDVAPAGPTVAAIRVATELTTEVTTQVTTQVTTQVTTVVTTVGATYAGALLAFAG